Proteins encoded together in one Syntrophorhabdaceae bacterium window:
- a CDS encoding polyprenyl synthetase family protein: protein MADFIKLVERDLKKLELSIDKLMTTRIGFIKEIVNYIMKSGGKRVRPILVILCSKLCGYRGEKYIPFAAIIEFIHTATLLHDDVVDNARTRRGFSTVNTVWGNEPSVLVGDFLYSKSFELMSREGNNEILKTISHATTALSEGEILEIVKTADINTTEKDYFEIIGNKTAILFSAACEIGAILGNVTKGQRDALKNFGYKLGIAFQLRDDILDYTSYDDVLGKHVGTDLKEGKLTLPLIWALKSAGEKERKAVEGILKRETISQRDFERIIKLIRKYDGIGYTSVATERYLADAKRHLSQFPASQYKDALQSLADYMFKREK, encoded by the coding sequence ATGGCTGATTTTATCAAACTTGTGGAGAGGGATTTAAAGAAACTGGAGCTTTCCATCGACAAACTCATGACCACCAGAATCGGATTTATCAAAGAAATCGTAAACTACATCATGAAGTCAGGTGGTAAGCGGGTGAGGCCGATCCTCGTTATCCTTTGCTCAAAATTGTGCGGGTACAGGGGAGAGAAGTATATTCCTTTCGCTGCCATCATAGAATTTATCCATACCGCCACACTGCTTCATGATGACGTGGTAGACAACGCGAGGACCAGGAGGGGTTTTTCCACGGTAAATACGGTCTGGGGCAACGAGCCGAGTGTGCTCGTTGGAGATTTCCTCTATTCCAAGTCCTTTGAGCTCATGTCCCGTGAGGGAAACAACGAGATCCTGAAAACCATTTCTCACGCCACCACAGCCCTGTCCGAAGGCGAGATACTGGAGATCGTCAAAACAGCCGACATCAACACCACAGAAAAAGACTATTTCGAAATCATCGGAAATAAGACTGCAATTCTTTTCTCCGCCGCATGTGAGATAGGGGCGATCCTCGGTAATGTCACAAAAGGGCAGAGGGATGCGTTGAAGAATTTCGGATATAAGCTCGGTATAGCATTTCAATTGAGGGACGACATCCTCGACTATACGTCATACGACGATGTCCTGGGCAAACACGTGGGCACAGACTTAAAAGAAGGCAAGCTGACCCTCCCTCTGATATGGGCCTTAAAGTCAGCCGGAGAAAAAGAACGAAAGGCAGTGGAAGGAATCCTCAAGAGAGAGACCATCTCGCAGAGGGATTTCGAGCGTATCATCAAGCTCATCCGAAAATACGACGGCATTGGCTACACTTCAGTGGCCACGGAGAGATACCTGGCGGACGCGAAGAGACATCTTTCCCAATTCCCTGCCTCTCAATATAAAGACGCCCTGCAGTCCCTTGCCGATTATATGTTCAAACGGGAAAAATAG
- a CDS encoding methyltransferase, translating to MFFISMRDAVGNSETLDILCDEQLKLIQKADGYRFSVDAFLLANFITLKKRERLLDIGTGCGIIPIYLAKKGYTNYMLGVEIQQDLFDLAVRNKALNQVGDRVQFLRGDIRKEVRELKNRPFHIVVSNPPYTKKGSGRTSPGHSRYVARYESHLDLVGLLSAASSLLNPKGRFYVIYPTKRLAELISQAQSKRLALKRLRLVYPKKDAEANLFLAEFVKEGGVGVLVEKPLIVHENGQNTEEVRKYYALKG from the coding sequence TTGTTTTTTATCAGTATGCGTGATGCGGTCGGGAATTCGGAAACGCTCGATATCCTCTGCGATGAGCAGTTAAAGCTGATTCAAAAGGCAGATGGTTATCGTTTCTCCGTCGACGCATTTCTTCTCGCCAACTTTATCACCCTGAAGAAACGAGAAAGATTGTTGGATATTGGCACCGGGTGTGGTATCATACCTATCTATCTCGCGAAGAAAGGTTATACGAACTACATGCTCGGTGTGGAAATTCAGCAAGACCTCTTTGATCTGGCCGTAAGGAACAAGGCCTTGAACCAAGTGGGCGATCGCGTGCAATTCTTGAGAGGGGATATCAGAAAAGAGGTCCGCGAACTGAAGAACAGACCCTTTCACATCGTTGTTTCCAATCCGCCTTATACAAAGAAAGGTTCGGGAAGGACAAGTCCGGGGCACTCTCGATATGTGGCCCGTTACGAATCGCACCTTGATCTTGTCGGGCTTTTGTCTGCAGCGTCATCACTTCTTAACCCAAAGGGCCGCTTTTATGTCATATACCCGACAAAAAGACTGGCTGAGCTCATATCTCAAGCGCAATCGAAGAGGCTCGCGCTCAAACGCCTGCGGCTTGTGTATCCCAAGAAAGACGCGGAAGCCAACCTGTTCCTTGCCGAGTTTGTGAAAGAGGGCGGCGTGGGCGTCTTGGTGGAAAAACCGCTTATTGTACACGAGAACGGTCAAAACACCGAAGAAGTGAGAAAATACTACGCGTTAAAAGGTTGA